One part of the Arabidopsis thaliana chromosome 1 sequence genome encodes these proteins:
- a CDS encoding Galactose oxidase/kelch repeat superfamily protein (Galactose oxidase/kelch repeat superfamily protein; CONTAINS InterPro DOMAIN/s: F-box domain, cyclin-like (InterPro:IPR001810), Galactose oxidase/kelch, beta-propeller (InterPro:IPR011043), Kelch repeat type 1 (InterPro:IPR006652), Kelch related (InterPro:IPR013089), Kelch-type beta propeller (InterPro:IPR015915); BEST Arabidopsis thaliana protein match is: Galactose oxidase/kelch repeat superfamily protein (TAIR:AT1G27420.1); Has 11510 Blast hits to 6062 proteins in 581 species: Archae - 21; Bacteria - 896; Metazoa - 8265; Fungi - 112; Plants - 1475; Viruses - 165; Other Eukaryotes - 576 (source: NCBI BLink).) has product MQAFALSGKKRIVNHGMCFSKGNLDLGSRLSENFMDDPLIPGLPDDVAKQCLALVPRARFPSMGSVCKKWRFVVQSKEFITVRRLAGMLEEWLYVLTMNAGGKDNRWEVMDCLGQKLSSLPPMPGPAKTGFKVVVVDGKLLVIAGCCMINGSLVASADVYQYDTCLNSWSRLADLEVARYDFACAEVNGHVYVVGGHGVDGESLSSAEVYDPETCTWTFIESLRRPRWGCFASAFNGKLYVMGGRSNFTIGNSKLLDVYNTQCGSWHGSKNGLTMVTAHVEVGKKLFCIDWKNHRKMSVFNAEDETWEVVALPLSGSSRAGFQFGKLSGKLLLFSSQEETGQCTLLYDPDASPGTQWKTSEIKLSGSCVCSVTITA; this is encoded by the exons ATGCAAGCTTTTGCTTTAAGTGGGAAGAAAAGGATTGTGAATCACGGCATGTGTTTTTCCAAAGGAAATCTTGATCTCGGTTCACGCTTGTCTGAGAATTTTATGGATGATCCTTTGATCCCGGGATTGCCTGATGATGTCGCTAAGCAGTGTCTAGCGCTTGTTCCGCGTGCTAGGTTCCCATCCATGGGAAGTGTATGCAAGAAATGGAGGTTTGTTGTCCAGAGCAAAGAGTTTATTACTGTGAGAAGACTCGCTGGTATGCTTGAGGAGTGGCTTTATGTCTTAACGATGAATGCTGGTGGGAAAGATAACCGATGGGAGGTGATGGACTGTTTGGGACAGAAGCTATCATCTCTTCCACCGATGCCTGGTCCTGCAAAAACAGGGTTTAAGGTTGTTGTGGTTGATGGGAAACTTCTTGTCATTGCTGGTTGTTGTATGATCAACGGTTCGCTTGTTGCATCTGCTGATGTTTATCAGTATGATACATGCCTCAATAGCTGGAGTAGACTAGCAGACCTGGAGGTAGCTCGGTATGATTTCGCTTGTGCTGAGGTGAACGGGCATGTTTATGTTGTGGGAGGTCATGGGGTAGATGGTGAGAGTCTGTCAAGTGCAGAGGTGTATGATCCTGAGACGTGTACATGGACTTTCATAGAGTCTTTAAGGCGTCCGAGGTGGGGTTGTTTCGCTAGCGCCTTCAACGGGAAGCTATATGTGATGGGTGGGAGATCCAACTTCACTATTGGAAACTCAAAACTTCTTGATGTGTACAACACTCAATGTGGCTCCTGGCATGGTAGCAAAAACGGTTTAACG ATGGTCACAGCTCATGTTGAAGTAGGGAAAAAGCTGTTCTGTATCGACTGGAAGAACCACCGGAAGATGTCGGTGTTCAATGCGGAAGACGAAACCTGGGAAGTGGTGGCTCTTCCGCTATCAGGAAGCTCGAGGGCCGGGTTTCAGTTTGGTAAGCTGAGTGGGAAGCTTTTGCTATTCTCGTCTCAGGAAGAAACCGGTCAATGTACTTTACTGTATGACCCGGATGCTTCACCAGGCACACAGTGGAAAACGTCTGAGATCAAACTCTCTGGTTCTTGCGTATGCAGTGTCACAATCACAGCCTGA
- the GCS1 gene encoding glucosidase 1 (glucosidase 1 (GCS1); FUNCTIONS IN: alpha-glucosidase activity; INVOLVED IN: root epidermal cell differentiation, epidermal cell differentiation; LOCATED IN: endoplasmic reticulum; EXPRESSED IN: 24 plant structures; EXPRESSED DURING: 14 growth stages; CONTAINS InterPro DOMAIN/s: Glycoside hydrolase, family 63 (InterPro:IPR004888), Six-hairpin glycosidase-like (InterPro:IPR008928); BEST Arabidopsis thaliana protein match is: Six-hairpin glycosidases superfamily protein (TAIR:AT1G24320.1); Has 477 Blast hits to 469 proteins in 208 species: Archae - 2; Bacteria - 128; Metazoa - 110; Fungi - 127; Plants - 43; Viruses - 0; Other Eukaryotes - 67 (source: NCBI BLink).), which produces MTGASRRSARGRIKSSSLSPGSDEGSAYPPSIRRGKGKELVSIGAFKTNLKILVGLIILGIIVIYFVINRLVRHGLLFDESQKPRVITPFPAPKVMDLSMFQGEHKESLYWGTYRPHVYFGVRARTPLSLVAGLMWLGVKDEMYVMRHFCENSDDLSTFGWREHNGRDYGRQELVENDMVIETSFVKSKGDGLGYGGDWAVRIDVKNKGLNDDVKRSAHLFFYLADEGGNVLNLGQDGLDFQGSSLLVSGSREDVGDWQIHLKSQNQLETHYSGFKTPHIYNLSDLVQQNLALQARKFGRLQLSDTSEDSSNIYIFQISGRLPFTIDIPFISGIKGESSNVEKRLTSLTGLPLSDLLKKKHQEFDAKFNECFKLSEKHDSETLGVGRTAIANMLGGIGYFYGQSKIYVPKSTQPGSRDNFLLYWPAELYTAVPSRPFFPRGFLWDEGFHQLLIWRWDIRITLDIVGHWLDLLNIDGWIPREQILGAEALSKVPEEFVVQYPSNGNPPTLFLVIRDLIDAIRMEKFVASEKDEVLSFLERASVRLDAWFQWFNTSQKGKEIGSYFWHGRDNTTTQELNPKTLSSGLDDYPRASHPSEDERHVDLRCWMYLAADCMHSITELLGKEDKLSKENYNSTVKLLSNFNLLNQMHYDSDYGAYFDFGNHTEKVKLIWKEVIQENGQLSRQLVRKTFGKPKLKLVPHLGYVSFFPFMSRIIPPDSPILEKQLDLISNRSILWSDYGLVSLAKTSSMYMKRNTEHDAPYWRGPIWMNMNYMILSSLYHYSIVDGPYREKSKAIYTELRSNLIRNVVRNYYETGYIWEQYDQVKGTGKGTRLFTGWSALTLLIMSEDYPIF; this is translated from the exons ATGACCGGAGCTAGCCGTCGGAGCGCGCGTGGTCGaatcaaatcatcatcattatctccCGGCTCCGATGAAGGAAGCGCTTATCCTCCGAGTATCCGCCGCGGCAAAGGCAAGGAACTTGTATCGATCGGTGCTTTCAAGACGAATCTCAAGATATTGGTTGGGTTAATCATATTAGGGATTATAGTAATCTACTTCGTAATCAATCGGCTAGTTCGTCACGGGTTGTTGTTTGATGAGTCCCAGAAGCCTAGGGTTATCACTCCTTTTCCTGCTCCGAAAGTCATGGATTTGTCAATG TTTCAGGGCGAGCACAAAGAGAGCTTATACTGGGGAACTTATCGTCCTCATGTTTATTTTGGAGTTCGAGCTAG AACTCCATTGTCCTTGGTAGCTGGCTTGATGTGGCTTGGTGTCAAAGATGAGATGTATGTTATGCGGCATTTCTGTGAAAACTCTGATGATTTAAGTACATTTGGCTGGAGAGAACATAATGGACGGGATTATGGTCGGCAAGAGCTGGTTGAAAACGATATGGTAATAGAGACGAGTTTTGTGAAGTCCAAGGGAGACGGCCTTGGTTATGGTGGGGATTGGGCAGTTCGGATTGATGTAAAAAATAAAGG GTTGAATGATGATGTGAAGAGAAGTGCAcatctcttcttttatttagCTGATGAAGGTGGcaatgttttaaatttaggCCAAGATGGTTTAGATTTCCAAGGGAGCTCTCTCCTGGTTTCGGGGTCACGTGAAGATGTAGGAGACTGGCAGATACACTTAAAATCACAG AATCAGCTCGAGACACATTATTCCGGTTTCAAGACGCCtcacatatataatttgtctGATCTAGTTCAGCAAAATCTTGCTCTGCAG GCAAGGAAGTTTGGACGACTTCAGCTCTCTGACACATCAGAGGATTCTTCTAACATTTACATCTTTCAG ATTTCTGGGAGGCTACCATTTACGATTGATATTCCCTTCATCTCCGGGATCAAAGGAGAAAGTTCAAATGTGGAAAAGCGTTTAACAAGTCTCACAG GTTTGCCACTCTCTGATCtacttaaaaagaaacatcaagaATTTGATGCAAAGTTTAATGAATGCTTCAAGCTTTCTGAAAAG CATGATTCAGAAACATTGGGGGTTGGAAGGACTGCAATTGCAAACATGCTTGGGGGCATTGGTTACTTCTATGGCCaatcaaaaatttatgttCCTAAAAGCACTCAG CCTGGAAGTCGGGATAATTTCTTGCTGTATTGGCCAGCCGAGCTGTACACAGCTGTTCCAAGCCGACCTTTTTTTCCTAGGGGGTTTTTGTGGGACGAAGGTTTCCATCAATTGTTGATCTG GCGGTGGGATATTCGTATAACCTTGGATATCGTTGGACACTGGTTAGACCTATTGAACATAGATGGATGGATTCCACGTGAGCAAATTTTGGGTGCTGAAGCTTTGAG TAAGGTTCCAGAGGAATTCGTAGTTCAATACCCGAGTAATGGCAATCCACcaactctgtttttggtgATACGTG aTCTGATTGATGCTATAAGGATGGAAAAGTTTGTCGCATCAGAAAAGGATGAAGTATTGTCATTCCTTGAGCGAGCTTCTGTACGCTTAGATGCTTGGTTTCAGTGGTTTAATACTTCCCAGAAAG GCAAGGAGATCGGAAGCTACTTTTGGCATGGCAGAGACAACACAACAACTCAAGAACTTAACCCTAAG ACGCTTTCGTCGGGGCTGGATGATTATCCCCGGGCTTCGCACCCTAGTGAAGATGAGCGACATGTTGATCTTAGATGCTGGATGTACCTTGCTGCAGATTGCATGCATTCCATCACAGAGCTTTTAGgaaaagaagacaaactttCAAAG GAGAATTACAATTCAACTGTCAAGCtgctttcaaatttcaatcttcTGAATCAG ATGCACTATGATAGTGACTATGGGGCTTACTTTGACTTTGGCAATCATACAGAAAAA GTTAAGTTGATATGGAAAGAGGTAATTCAAGAAAATGGTCAATTATCTCGACAACTTGTAAGGAAGACTTTTGGGAAGCCAAAGCTAAAATTGGTTCCTCACTTGGGTTACGTCAGCTTCTTTCCCTTCATGTCTAGAATCATCCCACCT GATTCTCCAATTCTCGAGAAACAGCTCGATCTCATTTCAAATAGGAGCATCTTATGGAGTGACTATGGACTAGTTTCGCTTGCCAAAACCAG TTCTATGTATATGAAACGTAACACTGAGCATGATGCACCATACTGGAGAGGTCCTATATGGATGAACATGAACTACatgattctttcttctctttaccaTTACTCTATAG TGGATGGACCGTATAGAGAAAAGTCGAAAGCAATTTACACGGAACTAAGGAGCAATTTGATAAG GAACGTGGTTAGAAACTATTACGAGACGGGGTACATCTGGGAACAATATGATCAAGTTAAGGGAACAGGCAAAGGCACGCGTCTCTTCACCGGCTGGTCTGCGCTTACCTTGTTAATTATGTCAGAAGATTATCCTATTTTTTAG
- the GCS1 gene encoding glucosidase 1 (glucosidase 1 (GCS1); FUNCTIONS IN: alpha-glucosidase activity; INVOLVED IN: root epidermal cell differentiation, epidermal cell differentiation; LOCATED IN: endoplasmic reticulum; EXPRESSED IN: 24 plant structures; EXPRESSED DURING: 14 growth stages; CONTAINS InterPro DOMAIN/s: Glycoside hydrolase, family 63 (InterPro:IPR004888), Six-hairpin glycosidase-like (InterPro:IPR008928); BEST Arabidopsis thaliana protein match is: Six-hairpin glycosidases superfamily protein (TAIR:AT1G24320.1); Has 35333 Blast hits to 34131 proteins in 2444 species: Archae - 798; Bacteria - 22429; Metazoa - 974; Fungi - 991; Plants - 531; Viruses - 0; Other Eukaryotes - 9610 (source: NCBI BLink).), with protein MTGASRRSARGRIKSSSLSPGSDEGSAYPPSIRRGKGKELVSIGAFKTNLKILVGLIILGIIVIYFVINRLVRHGLLFDESQKPRVITPFPAPKVMDLSMFQGEHKESLYWGTYRPHVYFGVRARLNDDVKRSAHLFFYLADEGGNVLNLGQDGLDFQGSSLLVSGSREDVGDWQIHLKSQNQLETHYSGFKTPHIYNLSDLVQQNLALQARKFGRLQLSDTSEDSSNIYIFQISGRLPFTIDIPFISGIKGESSNVEKRLTSLTGLPLSDLLKKKHQEFDAKFNECFKLSEKHDSETLGVGRTAIANMLGGIGYFYGQSKIYVPKSTQPGSRDNFLLYWPAELYTAVPSRPFFPRGFLWDEGFHQLLIWRWDIRITLDIVGHWLDLLNIDGWIPREQILGAEALSKVPEEFVVQYPSNGNPPTLFLVIRDLIDAIRMEKFVASEKDEVLSFLERASVRLDAWFQWFNTSQKGKEIGSYFWHGRDNTTTQELNPKTLSSGLDDYPRASHPSEDERHVDLRCWMYLAADCMHSITELLGKEDKLSKENYNSTVKLLSNFNLLNQMHYDSDYGAYFDFGNHTEKVKLIWKEVIQENGQLSRQLVRKTFGKPKLKLVPHLGYVSFFPFMSRIIPPDSPILEKQLDLISNRSILWSDYGLVSLAKTSSMYMKRNTEHDAPYWRGPIWMNMNYMILSSLYHYSIVDGPYREKSKAIYTELRSNLIRNVVRNYYETGYIWEQYDQVKGTGKGTRLFTGWSALTLLIMSEDYPIF; from the exons ATGACCGGAGCTAGCCGTCGGAGCGCGCGTGGTCGaatcaaatcatcatcattatctccCGGCTCCGATGAAGGAAGCGCTTATCCTCCGAGTATCCGCCGCGGCAAAGGCAAGGAACTTGTATCGATCGGTGCTTTCAAGACGAATCTCAAGATATTGGTTGGGTTAATCATATTAGGGATTATAGTAATCTACTTCGTAATCAATCGGCTAGTTCGTCACGGGTTGTTGTTTGATGAGTCCCAGAAGCCTAGGGTTATCACTCCTTTTCCTGCTCCGAAAGTCATGGATTTGTCAATG TTTCAGGGCGAGCACAAAGAGAGCTTATACTGGGGAACTTATCGTCCTCATGTTTATTTTGGAGTTCGAGCTAG GTTGAATGATGATGTGAAGAGAAGTGCAcatctcttcttttatttagCTGATGAAGGTGGcaatgttttaaatttaggCCAAGATGGTTTAGATTTCCAAGGGAGCTCTCTCCTGGTTTCGGGGTCACGTGAAGATGTAGGAGACTGGCAGATACACTTAAAATCACAG AATCAGCTCGAGACACATTATTCCGGTTTCAAGACGCCtcacatatataatttgtctGATCTAGTTCAGCAAAATCTTGCTCTGCAG GCAAGGAAGTTTGGACGACTTCAGCTCTCTGACACATCAGAGGATTCTTCTAACATTTACATCTTTCAG ATTTCTGGGAGGCTACCATTTACGATTGATATTCCCTTCATCTCCGGGATCAAAGGAGAAAGTTCAAATGTGGAAAAGCGTTTAACAAGTCTCACAG GTTTGCCACTCTCTGATCtacttaaaaagaaacatcaagaATTTGATGCAAAGTTTAATGAATGCTTCAAGCTTTCTGAAAAG CATGATTCAGAAACATTGGGGGTTGGAAGGACTGCAATTGCAAACATGCTTGGGGGCATTGGTTACTTCTATGGCCaatcaaaaatttatgttCCTAAAAGCACTCAG CCTGGAAGTCGGGATAATTTCTTGCTGTATTGGCCAGCCGAGCTGTACACAGCTGTTCCAAGCCGACCTTTTTTTCCTAGGGGGTTTTTGTGGGACGAAGGTTTCCATCAATTGTTGATCTG GCGGTGGGATATTCGTATAACCTTGGATATCGTTGGACACTGGTTAGACCTATTGAACATAGATGGATGGATTCCACGTGAGCAAATTTTGGGTGCTGAAGCTTTGAG TAAGGTTCCAGAGGAATTCGTAGTTCAATACCCGAGTAATGGCAATCCACcaactctgtttttggtgATACGTG aTCTGATTGATGCTATAAGGATGGAAAAGTTTGTCGCATCAGAAAAGGATGAAGTATTGTCATTCCTTGAGCGAGCTTCTGTACGCTTAGATGCTTGGTTTCAGTGGTTTAATACTTCCCAGAAAG GCAAGGAGATCGGAAGCTACTTTTGGCATGGCAGAGACAACACAACAACTCAAGAACTTAACCCTAAG ACGCTTTCGTCGGGGCTGGATGATTATCCCCGGGCTTCGCACCCTAGTGAAGATGAGCGACATGTTGATCTTAGATGCTGGATGTACCTTGCTGCAGATTGCATGCATTCCATCACAGAGCTTTTAGgaaaagaagacaaactttCAAAG GAGAATTACAATTCAACTGTCAAGCtgctttcaaatttcaatcttcTGAATCAG ATGCACTATGATAGTGACTATGGGGCTTACTTTGACTTTGGCAATCATACAGAAAAA GTTAAGTTGATATGGAAAGAGGTAATTCAAGAAAATGGTCAATTATCTCGACAACTTGTAAGGAAGACTTTTGGGAAGCCAAAGCTAAAATTGGTTCCTCACTTGGGTTACGTCAGCTTCTTTCCCTTCATGTCTAGAATCATCCCACCT GATTCTCCAATTCTCGAGAAACAGCTCGATCTCATTTCAAATAGGAGCATCTTATGGAGTGACTATGGACTAGTTTCGCTTGCCAAAACCAG TTCTATGTATATGAAACGTAACACTGAGCATGATGCACCATACTGGAGAGGTCCTATATGGATGAACATGAACTACatgattctttcttctctttaccaTTACTCTATAG TGGATGGACCGTATAGAGAAAAGTCGAAAGCAATTTACACGGAACTAAGGAGCAATTTGATAAG GAACGTGGTTAGAAACTATTACGAGACGGGGTACATCTGGGAACAATATGATCAAGTTAAGGGAACAGGCAAAGGCACGCGTCTCTTCACCGGCTGGTCTGCGCTTACCTTGTTAATTATGTCAGAAGATTATCCTATTTTTTAG